Proteins from a single region of candidate division KSB1 bacterium:
- a CDS encoding phospholipid carrier-dependent glycosyltransferase, producing MNRCTPIIILMAAARQWCWQHRDFLAQAFLVALAALMRFWRITTPHELVFDEIYFPVFANNYLHGTTFFDSHPPLGKYLIACGIRFFGFVPLGYRVMSALFGIGVIVLIYRLAVQLFNNRRVGFLAGLFAAADGVLLVESRIGLINIFAVFFCLAAYHLFLKSGEEVLPKPRWLYLTGVGLCIGAASAVKWIGAASFGIVFIIFLAAKSGHQWPCVERLLPRNPLLSRLARIPPDTFLFCCVFLPVIVYAASFSIHLQQNPNYPFFELHRQMFGYHAHLKEAHGYASPWWSWPLLLRPVNYFWKVDEATQTASTILLLGNPAVWWLAIPAVLFGVWAAFIRREFGAGFAVLAIALHYLPFMLISRASFLYHFMGALPFTIILLGYSVHRLWQAKGWRRELAAFAVAAILLCAVYFYPLWTALSIPIGAFYQRAWLLSWI from the coding sequence ATGAATCGTTGTACGCCGATTATCATCCTGATGGCTGCTGCGCGCCAATGGTGCTGGCAGCACCGTGATTTTCTAGCGCAAGCCTTTTTGGTGGCGCTGGCAGCACTCATGCGCTTCTGGCGTATTACCACACCCCATGAGTTGGTGTTCGACGAAATTTATTTTCCGGTGTTTGCGAACAACTATTTGCACGGCACGACATTTTTCGATTCGCACCCACCGCTGGGCAAATATCTCATCGCTTGTGGTATCCGCTTCTTTGGGTTCGTTCCGTTGGGCTATCGTGTCATGAGTGCCCTGTTCGGCATCGGCGTGATTGTGCTGATTTATCGGCTGGCGGTGCAATTGTTCAACAATCGCCGGGTGGGATTTCTTGCGGGCCTGTTCGCCGCAGCCGATGGCGTGTTGCTGGTGGAATCGCGCATCGGACTCATCAATATCTTCGCCGTGTTCTTTTGTCTCGCAGCTTATCATTTGTTTCTGAAAAGCGGCGAAGAGGTGTTGCCCAAGCCGCGCTGGCTGTATCTCACCGGCGTTGGTCTGTGCATCGGCGCGGCGAGTGCTGTCAAATGGATTGGCGCGGCGAGCTTTGGCATCGTCTTCATTATTTTTCTCGCAGCCAAATCCGGCCACCAATGGCCGTGTGTGGAACGGCTGCTACCACGAAATCCGCTTCTCTCCCGTCTCGCGCGCATCCCTCCCGACACGTTTCTGTTCTGTTGCGTGTTCTTGCCGGTCATCGTTTATGCCGCCTCTTTCAGTATTCACTTGCAGCAAAATCCCAATTATCCTTTCTTTGAGCTGCACCGGCAGATGTTCGGCTATCACGCGCATCTGAAGGAGGCGCATGGTTATGCTTCGCCGTGGTGGAGCTGGCCGTTATTGTTGCGACCGGTGAATTATTTTTGGAAAGTCGATGAAGCCACGCAAACCGCTTCGACAATTTTGCTGCTGGGCAATCCTGCGGTGTGGTGGCTGGCGATACCTGCGGTGCTGTTCGGGGTCTGGGCTGCTTTCATACGCCGCGAATTTGGCGCTGGCTTCGCAGTGCTGGCCATAGCGTTACACTACTTGCCCTTCATGCTCATTTCTCGCGCGAGTTTTTTGTATCACTTCATGGGCGCCTTGCCATTTACCATCATTTTGCTCGGGTATTCGGTTCACCGGCTGTGGCAGGCCAAAGGCTGGCGTCGCGAGCTGGCCGCCTTTGCGGTTGCTGCCATTCTCCTTTGCGCCGTCTACTTTTATCCCCTCTGGACCGCGCTTTCCATTCCCATTGGCGCATTTTATCAGCGCGCATGGCTGTTGAGCTGGATTTGA
- a CDS encoding arsenic resistance protein: MKLVRILEKLQDFKSLPFFVIISMVIGIGKIYGISNFELTPPIGAIVSIFQGTYTFSLANTLALGVVVGLFLMMYPAMTNIKFEDLGRSLKSPKQLLVVLFFNFAIAPFWMLLLANFFLTPGSDFHTGLVLYGLAPCIAMVIIFTFLSFGNTAMAIVLVALNSILQMILIPVYAKWLLGEVSFDVWLVAESVVLYLGIPLVAGFFTRRWGVKKYGEEGFKKVKTYLDSLSIIGLLFTLIVMFALKGDLIVAEPGIILKLAVPMTLFFWSIFVVVYLVGWKLGFNYKDATAVAFNSTGRDFEIAIAIAITAFNPTVALATVVGPLIEVPVMLVLVWFARATRQRLFGEAVEPVAVVAATPKLERKVA; the protein is encoded by the coding sequence ATGAAATTGGTCCGCATCTTGGAAAAACTTCAGGATTTCAAATCCCTTCCCTTCTTTGTCATCATCAGCATGGTGATCGGCATCGGCAAAATCTACGGCATCTCCAACTTCGAGCTGACGCCGCCTATTGGCGCCATCGTTTCGATTTTTCAAGGCACATACACTTTTTCGCTGGCCAACACGCTGGCGCTCGGTGTCGTCGTCGGCTTGTTTCTGATGATGTATCCGGCCATGACCAACATCAAGTTTGAAGATCTTGGACGCTCACTAAAATCGCCCAAGCAATTGTTGGTGGTGCTGTTTTTCAATTTTGCCATCGCGCCGTTTTGGATGCTGTTGCTGGCCAATTTCTTTTTGACCCCCGGCAGTGATTTTCACACCGGCTTGGTGCTCTACGGCCTCGCGCCCTGCATCGCCATGGTGATCATCTTCACCTTTCTCTCCTTCGGCAACACCGCGATGGCCATCGTGTTGGTCGCGCTTAATTCCATTCTGCAGATGATTCTGATTCCGGTTTACGCCAAGTGGCTCTTGGGCGAAGTGAGTTTTGACGTTTGGCTGGTGGCCGAAAGCGTGGTGCTCTATCTCGGCATTCCCCTGGTGGCGGGATTTTTCACGCGGCGCTGGGGCGTGAAAAAATATGGCGAAGAAGGCTTCAAAAAAGTGAAAACCTATCTCGACAGCCTCTCGATTATCGGTTTGCTCTTCACCCTCATCGTCATGTTCGCGCTCAAGGGCGATCTCATCGTCGCGGAGCCTGGCATCATCCTCAAGCTGGCGGTGCCGATGACGCTGTTCTTCTGGAGCATCTTCGTTGTCGTTTATCTGGTGGGATGGAAACTGGGATTCAACTATAAGGATGCAACGGCGGTCGCGTTCAACTCCACCGGCCGCGATTTTGAAATTGCCATCGCCATTGCCATCACCGCGTTCAATCCGACGGTGGCGCTGGCAACGGTGGTCGGCCCGCTCATCGAAGTGCCGGTGATGCTGGTGCTGGTGTGGTTTGCGCGCGCGACGCGGCAACGCCTGTTCGGCGAAGCCGTCGAGCCGGTCGCAGTGGTTGCTGCGACTCCCAAATTGGAAAGGAAGGTGGCTTGA
- a CDS encoding universal stress protein encodes MFKKILFPTDFGEFAGHLSMCLADLQTAGLEEVVLLHVIDVDELNRNLLASFREADEARHREIAHIKLAEQVQTLQKRGVQVKALVTTGIPSNEIVRMAEAEKVSLILGGTQRRRGKEEDKLDTTTSRVIRKSKLPVLVIKLTEEEMASPSRCDKFCHRLFSKVLYPTDWSECAKATLEQVTKLHEVTGQVVVSHVMDQRGLRLVDAAKIEEFRQNDLRRLEEVKAELKQRGFSVHTHLHVGSPFVEINRVADEENVSLIVIGKKGKTNLKEMLWGSTSEQVLRHSNRSVLVYYCCD; translated from the coding sequence ATGTTCAAGAAAATTTTATTTCCCACCGATTTCGGCGAATTCGCCGGCCATTTGTCGATGTGCCTGGCCGACTTGCAGACCGCCGGACTCGAAGAAGTGGTTCTATTGCATGTGATCGACGTGGACGAGCTCAATCGCAATTTGCTGGCCTCGTTTCGCGAGGCCGATGAAGCCCGCCATCGCGAGATTGCACACATCAAATTGGCGGAACAAGTTCAGACTTTGCAAAAACGTGGTGTGCAGGTCAAAGCGCTGGTCACCACCGGCATTCCCAGCAACGAGATCGTGCGCATGGCCGAGGCGGAAAAAGTTTCGCTCATTCTCGGCGGCACCCAGCGCCGGCGCGGCAAAGAGGAAGACAAGCTGGATACTACCACCAGCCGCGTGATTCGCAAAAGCAAACTGCCGGTGTTGGTGATCAAGCTGACGGAAGAGGAAATGGCATCGCCTTCACGCTGCGACAAGTTCTGCCACCGGCTCTTCAGCAAAGTGCTCTACCCGACCGATTGGTCGGAGTGCGCGAAAGCAACGCTGGAACAGGTGACCAAGTTGCATGAAGTCACCGGCCAGGTCGTCGTCAGTCACGTCATGGACCAGCGCGGGCTGCGCCTCGTCGACGCGGCGAAGATCGAAGAGTTCCGCCAAAACGATTTGCGCCGGCTGGAAGAGGTGAAAGCCGAGCTCAAGCAGCGCGGCTTCTCTGTTCACACCCATTTGCACGTCGGCAGCCCGTTTGTCGAGATCAACCGCGTCGCCGATGAGGAGAACGTTTCTCTCATCGTCATCGGCAAGAAAGGCAAAACCAATTTGAAGGAAATGCTTTGGGGCAGCACCTCCGAGCAGGTGTTGCGCCACAGCAATCGCTCGGTGCTGGTGTATTATTGTTGTGATTAG
- a CDS encoding cytochrome c biogenesis protein CcdA, with the protein MIAEIFAALSQALAGSFGIALLAALAWGVLSILLSPCHLSSIPLIIGYINTQGQVSAKRSFNLSAIFALGVLITIALIGIITAALGRLMGDVGTIGNLLVAGVFLVIGLYLMDVLRFSWEAGPKLQTRLKGVGGAMTLGLLFGIGLGPCTFAYMAPVLGAVFHLSQTSIIQANSLLLAFGLGHVAVIVGAGSFGNWVQRYLNWMDNSRGLVIVKRVCGALVLAGGIYLIANTV; encoded by the coding sequence ATGATTGCGGAAATTTTTGCCGCCTTGAGCCAGGCGTTGGCAGGCAGTTTCGGCATCGCACTGCTGGCCGCGCTGGCGTGGGGCGTGCTCAGCATCTTGCTGAGTCCGTGCCATCTCTCCAGCATCCCGCTCATCATCGGCTACATCAACACGCAGGGGCAAGTCAGCGCCAAGCGCTCGTTCAATCTCTCGGCAATTTTTGCGCTGGGTGTGCTGATCACCATCGCGCTCATCGGCATCATCACTGCGGCATTGGGTCGATTAATGGGCGACGTCGGCACGATCGGCAACTTGTTGGTGGCCGGCGTTTTTCTGGTCATTGGCCTGTACTTGATGGACGTGCTGCGCTTCTCGTGGGAGGCCGGACCGAAACTGCAAACGCGACTCAAAGGCGTTGGCGGCGCCATGACCTTGGGCCTGCTCTTCGGCATTGGCCTCGGACCATGCACCTTCGCCTACATGGCGCCGGTATTGGGCGCGGTGTTTCATCTTTCGCAAACCAGCATCATCCAAGCCAATTCCCTGTTGCTGGCGTTTGGCCTCGGCCACGTTGCGGTGATTGTGGGCGCCGGCTCTTTTGGCAATTGGGTGCAACGTTATCTCAACTGGATGGACAACTCCCGCGGCCTGGTCATCGTCAAGCGCGTCTGCGGGGCGTTGGTGCTGGCCGGCGGAATTTATTTGATTGCAAACACCGTTTGA
- a CDS encoding permease, whose amino-acid sequence MIWKLILAGLEALQEYIALHMLTCLIPAFLLAGAMVTFISRETIIHSQIQLNSHAR is encoded by the coding sequence ATGATCTGGAAACTTATCCTGGCCGGCTTGGAAGCTTTGCAGGAATACATTGCGTTGCACATGCTCACCTGTTTGATCCCCGCGTTTTTGCTGGCCGGCGCCATGGTGACTTTCATCTCGCGCGAAACCATCATTCATTCTCAAATCCAGCTCAACAGCCATGCGCGCTGA